The Streptomyces sp. SS1-1 genome has a segment encoding these proteins:
- a CDS encoding DNA topoisomerase IB, with product MRLTHSRPTDPGYRRPRHGRGFRYLDTRGEPLRDRDELQRVRALVIPPAWRDVWICARPNGHLQAVGTDEAGRRQYLYHPRFRAEQELAKHAHVLDVAEALPAVRETVEAHLGGRGLTRQRVLATAVRLLDLGFFRVGSDRYTELNQSYGLTTLLREHSRCQADAVLFSYTGKHGKEIVQTVVDPAACRSLTAMLRRRGGDERLLAYWEQRSWHPVTGDDVNTYLKELAGCEISAKDFRTWHATVMAAVALAVSHPVARSETARRRAIARAAREVAGYLGNTPAVCRASYINPRVIELYEEGITVADALPQLGDEGTPGTPATHGPAERAVLRMLRNGSTG from the coding sequence ATGCGTCTCACCCACAGCCGTCCCACCGACCCCGGGTACCGCCGTCCGCGCCACGGGCGGGGCTTCCGCTACCTGGACACCCGCGGGGAGCCGCTGCGCGACCGCGACGAGCTGCAGCGCGTCCGTGCCCTCGTCATCCCGCCCGCCTGGCGCGACGTCTGGATCTGCGCCAGGCCCAACGGGCATCTGCAGGCCGTCGGCACGGACGAGGCGGGCCGCCGCCAGTACCTGTACCACCCGCGGTTCCGGGCCGAACAGGAGCTGGCCAAGCACGCGCACGTGCTCGACGTCGCCGAGGCCCTGCCCGCCGTGCGCGAGACCGTGGAGGCGCACCTGGGCGGCCGGGGACTGACCCGGCAGCGAGTCCTCGCCACGGCCGTACGCCTGCTCGACCTGGGCTTCTTCCGCGTCGGCAGCGACCGTTACACCGAGCTGAACCAGAGCTACGGCCTCACCACCCTGCTGCGCGAGCACTCCCGCTGCCAGGCGGACGCGGTCCTGTTCAGCTACACGGGCAAGCATGGCAAGGAGATCGTCCAGACGGTCGTGGACCCCGCCGCCTGCCGCTCCCTCACCGCGATGCTCCGGCGCCGGGGCGGCGACGAACGGCTCCTCGCCTACTGGGAGCAGCGCTCCTGGCACCCCGTGACCGGCGACGACGTCAACACCTACCTCAAGGAACTCGCGGGCTGCGAGATCAGCGCCAAGGACTTCCGCACCTGGCACGCCACCGTCATGGCCGCCGTCGCCCTGGCCGTCTCCCACCCGGTCGCCCGCAGCGAGACCGCCCGGCGACGCGCCATCGCCCGGGCGGCACGCGAGGTCGCCGGCTACCTCGGCAACACCCCGGCCGTCTGCCGCGCCTCGTACATCAACCCGCGGGTGATCGAGCTCTACGAGGAGGGCATCACCGTCGCCGACGCGCTGCCTCAACTGGGCGACGAGGGCACCCCCGGCACGCCCGCAACGCACGGCCCCGCCGAACGCGCGGTCCTGCGCATGCTCCGCAACGGATCCACCGGCTGA